The genomic stretch GTCCATATGTTTGTACTAATAGTAAATCTGGGTCCAGTTGGTCCATTTGCTACTTCGATgagaagaaaactaaaaaaaaaaaccatgcaTCTGCCTCAAAAGCAATCCAACGCAGTTTCTATAATCTTCACAGTgctgcagaaaatgaaaaacaatacatgGAGTGTGACTGGACATTCACATGGCTGTACCTCTGAGCTCACTGTTGCCATCTCCTCCTCCAATGGAGGGGTTGCTGTACCCATTCGGTGGGTTGGATGTTAGAGGTCCACTGGTCACCACCCGCACCATGGTGAGAGACTGGTTGGGGTTCTGAAGCAGGTGGATGGGCTGGCCACCGCCAGGAACTAAAGCGAGGGCTTTCCCCACACCTGAGGGCAGGATTGATGGGTGATGGGGTGCAGCCATGATGACAGGCTGAGCACTGACCGGAGATCCTGCGcggagagaaacacaaacagtttcACCTGTTTATAGTGTATGTGAAACCCTTCAGGTATGTGTCtttgaatatgttttgtttgCACTTATGTGCACCGGTGTGCAGGCTCACCTGGGGCGCTCTGAGAGTACCTATACTCAGGTACAGATGCCAGTTTGCTAGCCAGCTGTTCGTGGTGGTCGTGGGAGATCGGAGAGCCCTCCCTGCTCAGACATTCAGGAGTCTGCAGCCCGCTggatggaggagaaagaagtCCCTGGTGGGTCGGGGATGCTGGGGCACTCCTGGAAAAGACGAATAAAAGGATTAGAGAGAGACCAAAGATCAGTGAATACATTAGGAGACTTCTAGTCCATTCAGAAATCCTTCACTGCCAGTTCCTTCTGCTGAATATATTAACCTCAAAATTAGACTTACTTTGTTCTATCCAATCAAATGATAGCCAGGAGCggaagcagagagagggaagaacgGGTGAGTCAAATAAAAAGCATGAGAGCATGGATCTGAGTTTGTCTGACAGACGCCCATGCTGCTGATGGCCACAGGTGACTTACCTAGAAGAGAGGGGTCCGAACGGCGTCCTAAAGCAAGCCACCCCTCTTTGCCGTCTTTTCCTGAAGGCTTGCTCCACCAGCTTGCTCTCAGAAGCAGAATCCACGCGCCAAAAACTCCCTTTGCCGGGCTCATCCTGAGAGCGGGCCACTTTCAGAAAGTAGCGGTTGAGAGACAAGTTGTGTCTGATTGAGTTCTGGAGGgaagtaaaaaatattttatcaaTGGATGCACAGAAATGTTCATTTGAAAGAGATTATCCCAGAGCCTGAATTTAATGGCCTCTGACCCTGAAcaggaaaaaacatttcaggacaCACTTTTGAAATAACTGACATTATCTGTTGCGACATCACACAACCGTTACAAAGCTTACCTTCACATACTGTGTGACTGTAAAGTTTGGATTGttacaacaaacaacagaatTCCATTACCATCCAATTTATGACAGAAATGCTCTACCTGCCAGCCCTTGTCTGCAGTGCGATAGTAGGGGTAGTGTTTGGTGATGTGGGCGTAGATGCCGCTGAGAGTCAGCTGTTTGTCCGGGGCAGACGAGATGGCCTGGACTATCAGCTGTGCATAGGAATAAGGTGGCTTGGACTCATCCTGGATTAAAGAGACACAGGTATTAACACCCAAACATCCTAAAATACACACTGTACTAGAAACCTCTCTGAAGGttgaaaaagatgttttttgggGAGGCAGATAACTTATTTTGATGTTACTGGGCGCTCACCTTGGGGCTGTCTCCACCAGCTGACTCCCCTCGCGGCTCGCTTCCCCCACCTCTCTGCTCAGCAATGCTCCGTCTTTGCTCAGAAACGGCCTTGGCAGCATATTCAGCTGCTAACTGGAGGTCAGATGTCACGTTGCGTCCATAGCGATACCCTGATGACCCTGCCCCTCGTGGACTCGCTGGACAGGAGTTAGGAACACTGGAGAAGAGAGTAGAGAGTGTGTGTTAATGGCATAAAGCGATGGTTTAGTGCCACTTCTCATAGTGATACGTTGTGATTGTAAATGCACCTTTTTTACCTCAACACAGCTAAACGAACAGCTCAGAAAATTGAGTTTGTAGCTGACAGGTTTACAGAGTGTCCTCGGGGTAGACCTTTAGACAAATACGACCTCAGACTTGTGATCACCTCCTGTTCTAGGTAAGGTTAACTTATTAACAAGTTAACTGATGCTGAGTCAAGATCAAATTTAAGGATTGAATagatatttattaatttatgaaTGTCATCTTAAGCATCGAAATGCACAAAAACCACATTGTTAGctaccccccaaaaaaaacaaaataagtgaAGGAAAATTTCCTAAAATCACTAATAAACCATTAAACTAacacatgaaaaatgtttaaGTGAGGCTACAACTGCAGCAGCATGAAGGCCTAATAATGGCACAGGAAAACAAGGAGCAAGAGAGctttttcatttctaatttctCGATTACACATTTCTACATTTTACTAAATACTGTTTGTAAATTCTTCCAAGTTTCTGTCAGTATTTTGAAATTACAAACCTACACATTTTCAGCAAATCCTTAATaggatttaaataaataatttactaATAAAAATCCCCATAATCCTTAAATCTGATTATCTGTTTATACTTTAATCCTGTGCAATTTCAAATAATCATACACAATCAAAATATTACGACAATTTGAATGTAatcctttaaaagaaacaaattcGGTGAAAtggtacaaaaacacacacgcatacaagaactaaagttattaaaatgACTGCAGCTCAGATCCAGTGAGTGTGTGATCAAGTGATCAATGAGCAGAAATACTGAAAAGTGTGTTAATTTTTAACCAGGTTTTTATCTGGTCCTGCTGAGACACAGAACACAGGGAAAACCCAACATGTTATATAACACACACCTGCTTCTGTTAGTAAAGTAAACACTGGTTTCTGGGAGAGTCAGTGTGCTTTGATTTGCCTTTAGCAACAgagagctacacacacacacacacacacacacacacacacacacacacacacacacacacacacacacacacacacacacacacacacacacacacacacgaagagagagagagaatatgtttgtattttttggcCGGGGAAACGAGGCTGCAGGCTCTGTTTTGAAAGTGGCTCTTTGTAAGCTCGGctttgaaaaatgaatgaagccgaacaaaaaaaaacctctaatGTTGCTCGGGAACATCTTAGGTATAAAAAATATAACTATCTGTAACTCGACACACTCTGACTTAATTaaaagttgtgtgttttcacGAGGGAGCAAGGGTTGTCTTTGCTTTGCTCTGACACTGTGACAACAAGCATTTCACCCCCTGCACATGTGAACATGGGTCAGAAGTACAAGTGTGAATGCTGGTAGGGGCAGAAGAATGTTATTATACACACTTGATGTAAAGTTGCCTAACAGGAAAAGTGACTACAGCCACCCTGTGAAGAGATACTGTCGGTGTTTTGAGTGGGAGCACGTGCTTTTACACAATACCCTCCTGTTGTGTGTACTGTTGAGGGAGGTGTCCGAAAAAGGCCACAGAGAAAGTGGTGTTGAGATGTATGTGCGAGCGTCTCTTTActctatgtttgtgtgtgtccacgTGCGAGAGAACAGGAGCTGAGGGCTGAGAGGGAGCGGTAGGGGGCTCTGAAAAAAGGAAACCACGAATGGACGGAAAAACGGCCTACAGGCAAAACAATCTGCCCGGTAGCCAATCACGCGCCTCGAAGCTGCAGCCATTCCATATAAGGCAGGCACATACAAGCCGACATTGGTGGGGATATAGGATGCAGAAACCGGCAGGGACCAGCAGAGGGCACGCACAGCAGCGCCACACTTCCAGCTGCACATGCCGTCTACATTTATAgagcagtgtgtttttaaacatgTGCTATCGCAGATCACTAGAGAGCAGCTTCCCATCTCAacagaaacactgcagctgctcacGAGCACGCCGTCAAGCCAAAAGAGGACATCAACAGTGAAAATGAGCTGGTTGGAAAAAATGCTGTTGGATTTTTGCGTCAAAAATGGAGAACAGAAATGAATCACCCCACGTTTGTAAATACACAAAGATGACCGCATAAACACGATGAACATGCTCAAGACAAGACGAGAAGATTAACAGGTCATATACTCCAGCAGACCTAAAACACTGTGTCGTTGTATAGCAATCATACAACATGCAAGGACACAACTTAGTCATGAAGGTTTGTTTGTAAAAAAGGTTTTCAGTAAAGGTGAATGTCTCATTACTGAcagttttttgaaaaaaaaaaacaagcaaccCTTTAAGAAAAAGACCAAACAGGAAGACTAGAACTTAAAGAAGTTGTTATAAAGTTAGTGTAAAATGTAACAAACGGATTATTTAATTAGGATgatgttgtcttttcttttgcatttttttcattgCTGTTAATCTTTATCCACATATTAGCAGACATGTGACATGTCTTTTTATATTGGtattcatttttattacattacttagtgtgttttgctttttgcaTATTTCGTCGTCTTTATCTTGCTTTGCCTGTCAAAGAATTTTGTAAACTCTTATTCTTAATgtgctacataaataaaaatacaaaatattattCTAATTATTTAGCCTAGTACATTTATAATTCGGTCTTATAATACAAAGACAGTGATGGTATTGTAAATTCCAAGATGACGTCATCCAGGTGTGAAAATTAGTccaaaaaaatcataaaatgtgaaaaaaaaaaaaaaaatcaacaagaaTTCAAATTAAGACACTGCTGTCAAAATTGCAGTAAAATTGATTAATTATCTAAACAGTTACCAAATATATCTTAGCATATAAATTACAACCTTCAcgacaatttataaaaaaaatgtaatcttacAACTGGAGACACAATCAAAACATGCTTCAGCAAGCTTAAACAGTCAGCACAATTAACTGATGATATGTTTCTGCCAAATCTCCACGgcctgttttcagtttttatagTGTGTATCTTACTTGATGTGTTGGGGTTCATGtcatcgtgtgtgtgtctgtgggtttCTCCATACCTGATTGTGCCTGTGGGCGAGGGCAGCGGCGAGCCAAATGCCCTGATGTGTTCTTCATGCTGCTGCGCTGTGGGAATGCTGATTTTGAGGGGGGAAATGTGGGGCAGAAGTGGACGAGGGGGAAGAGAGggctgctccctctctctgtgctcCTCGGGCTCCATGAGGGACATGAACTGGATCTTGATGACCGTGCTGGGAAAACGAAACACACACctggagaggacaggacagcaGGAGGGAGAACAGAAGATGAGAAACAGAGACGAAGGTTAATGAGTGCCTTCTCTCCTTTAAAATGCTCAACAGTAAAACAATACAGCATAATTTACACTGACTGTTCTGCAACTTTTATCACATGTTCCACAGCAGATAGGATAgggttgtttttaaaatgttgaaatacatttttttaaaaaggcgtCAAGGAAATTGTCAGGCATACAAAAAGGGTATTTGCACCTTTTTTaatgctgaaatcttcactgtagctgctcagatAAAGAGCGCACCCTGTAGGAAGTGGAATAACAAGCTTGAGTGTGTGTCGaggatgtaaataatgtctttttaaaattttaatccAATTCTGGATCACATGGGCTTCCTGAGTCTTGAATTATGCCtgacgagctgtatggaaccAGTTGTTTATAAGGTtataaaacaagtctccatccacttcagttgtttgcAACTCTGTTTTGAGATAATTTACCTTACTTTTTATCCACatataatgactgaattctcCTTTTtcggtgaacttatcctttaaattgAAACCTTTCCCAATAAACGAACTCCATTTGATGAGGAAGATCATGTGTGACAACTGAAACCTAGACAACAGCTACTAAATGGATCTTGGAATGAAAACGTTTTGTTAACTTTTGTTTCCGAGGTCAACGAATGAACTTGAAATCTCaatgttaaaatatgttttaggTTACACACAGAGGGTAATTAATCTGCCACAAGTGTCAAAAGGATTAGGAAAAGTAAATCATATCATTAAGCAATGAAATATATTGCTTTACAGTATATAAACAATATCTTTGTCAGCAACTTTGGTGGGTAACGAACGAGGCTGCTGTAGACACAACACCCGTTAGCCtgcatttccttttctttcagcAGGTCTGGACAGCTACCTCAATAAAAGCAAGCATCAGTTCAAGCCTAAACAAAACCCGTGAAAATAACTATGTGTGAGGAACTGAGTAAATGTTTTTCAAGGGAACCTTAATGACGAATgtaaatagattttattttttctagcAGGTACGGGCAGCAATATATAGCAGCATATTCAGTGTAGTTTAGTCTTTGTGCCGGCAGCCATCCTATCCTATCTAAGAAACTGAAACTCTAATTCTAGGGGTACTCAGCTCAGGCTCAGACCTCCAGTGGAgatgtgaaaagaaaatatccACACAGGACCACAAACGTGTTGTAAGCAGTTCCACACAGCTACACCAGTCTGTAATAAAAATACAGAAGAAATGTTCCATCTTTTCTCTGTAATTTGTGTCCTGGAGAACTGCAGCTGCCAATCTGATACTAAATCCATGAACAGTCTGCTCGCAGCTGTCTCTGTCGAAAGCCGACCATCCTCAACAACTGAGTGTCCACGCAAGAAGAGCACTGGTGGGGGAGGAAAAGAGGCAAATCTGAAGGAGCTTCAGGGTTTCATAGCTGAGATAGAAGAAACGGtgcatacaacaacaacaacaactagtGCTTATTTCCTTCATCAGTCTCAGCTGTGAGCTGGAGCTGCAAAGAGAACGCCACTGTTAAAAGAACTCACATGACTTTTCAAAAAGTGTTTGCTGGAGGGCATGTGAGAAACTCAGACAAGTGGAAGAAGGTTCAGTGTTTCTGCGGATGCTCAACTGATGCAGTGACAGCTTGATAAGGTTGAATAATATAAACTGGAATAACAATGTTGTGAAGAAAATCTGCTGCAGCCTGAGAACAGAACTTTGACTTGGGAGAAGATGCGTTTTTACGGCAagacaatgaccccaaacactGAATATCCTTCTCAGAATTAACTTTAAAATCAACAATGTTAATGGCCGAAGCAGCCGAGTCTGATCTCCGAGGTAGGACTTGTTCCGCAAAGAAAACTGAGTAATTAGACCTCTCTGGATGAATCAGGATGACACACATTAAACCAGTAATTATAGCCAACGGTGCCTCTACTGAAGATAGACTTGAAAAGGGTGTAGTTCATTGTGCAGTACTTGTAGTCAGCTGTACAGATTTGATTTGTTGATACGGAAGTGTCTCTCTGATAAGCAGTAGAGTCTGTACTATATAGGGGGaacaaaattatatatatatatattattatcagCCAATATCAGCCTGTAACAGATATGTCGGCGGCGTGCATGTTGTCTCATGTGTGCAAACATAAAAACGTTTTCACAACGCGGAATAAGATGATTGGataattcaaatatatatatatatatatatatatatatatatatatatatatatatatatatatatatatatatatatatatatatataatttctttaattttaatgtgtcCTTCTACTGATCTCATTTTAGACAAGTTTGTTAAACTTAATCAAAACCTGCTTCTATAACATATCTTTGTGTTTAATGATCACATTGTAGTGTAGTGATCACTGCAAAAAACAATCTCAGCTCATGTATCAGTTGCAGAATTGTTTTACTTACTAACATTAATATCAGCCCCAACAAACAAGGGATCAATTATCGTCTTGATTGATAGATTACTCTTCTAGTCTATTTCTTAATGTCAGAGAATTGTGAAAATGGTCAGCACAGTTttccagagcccaaagtgagaTGTTTGAATTGCTTCtattgtccaaccaacagtcccaAAACCTGAAGACACTTCATTTCCTATCATAAATAACAATCAACACgcttaagaagctgaaaccagcaaatgttggGATCATCAGAAAGGGTGGACGTACATTTTCTTTCGATCGACCGATGAATCGTTAAAAATGACTGTGTTAACCTGATGTGATTCACTGCTGTAAAACatataattacagttaatgtacCAGAAATGACTCATTAACTGCCCTCTTCCTCATCTGAAGAGGTTCCAGATATAAACtcagcacagtttttttttcagctaaCTCTGTAATCCTGACACAGGCCCCGGGGCCAGAGCAGCGCATGTGAACACGGCTGTGTTGGTTATGGCCT from Sparus aurata chromosome 1, fSpaAur1.1, whole genome shotgun sequence encodes the following:
- the foxk1 gene encoding forkhead box protein K1 isoform X2 translates to MADYRDDTGARALLALQSAPCSPVRVAVTSHAYHPQSLALLGPPMMDGRTDAGIQPLRLACPPPQALARLEGRDFEFVMRQRTVTIGRNSSHGSVDINMGHSSFISRRHLQVTYDDASGFSLRCLGKNGVFVDGVFQRRGAPPLPLPRECVFRFPSTVIKIQFMSLMEPEEHREREQPSLPPRPLLPHISPLKISIPTAQQHEEHIRAFGSPLPSPTGTISVPNSCPASPRGAGSSGYRYGRNVTSDLQLAAEYAAKAVSEQRRSIAEQRGGGSEPRGESAGGDSPKDESKPPYSYAQLIVQAISSAPDKQLTLSGIYAHITKHYPYYRTADKGWQNSIRHNLSLNRYFLKVARSQDEPGKGSFWRVDSASESKLVEQAFRKRRQRGVACFRTPFGPLSSRSAPASPTHQGLLSPPSSGLQTPECLSREGSPISHDHHEQLASKLASVPEYRYSQSAPGSPVSAQPVIMAAPHHPSILPSGVGKALALVPGGGQPIHLLQNPNQSLTMVRVVTSGPLTSNPPNGYSNPSIGGGDGNSELREAQMSRERVIQTVDSVVQGGDGRNFAPGYHQLPVRAVTQNGKHTTAAVDTATSLANASGLSSPLQILAAQASSSPPVLVSRQPSAETLAEQPGEPQAKRPKLEDEDGTESAPHQVTPAQQPVIVAMTSQTHDPRK
- the foxk1 gene encoding forkhead box protein K1 isoform X1, which codes for MADYRDDTGARALLALQSAPCSPVRVAVTSHAYHPQSLALLGPPMMDGRTDAGIQPLRLACPPPQALARLEGRDFEFVMRQRTVTIGRNSSHGSVDINMGHSSFISRRHLQVTYDDASGFSLRCLGKNGVFVDGVFQRRGAPPLPLPRECVFRFPSTVIKIQFMSLMEPEEHREREQPSLPPRPLLPHISPLKISIPTAQQHEEHIRAFGSPLPSPTGTISVPNSCPASPRGAGSSGYRYGRNVTSDLQLAAEYAAKAVSEQRRSIAEQRGGGSEPRGESAGGDSPKDESKPPYSYAQLIVQAISSAPDKQLTLSGIYAHITKHYPYYRTADKGWQNSIRHNLSLNRYFLKVARSQDEPGKGSFWRVDSASESKLVEQAFRKRRQRGVACFRTPFGPLSSRTKSAPASPTHQGLLSPPSSGLQTPECLSREGSPISHDHHEQLASKLASVPEYRYSQSAPGSPVSAQPVIMAAPHHPSILPSGVGKALALVPGGGQPIHLLQNPNQSLTMVRVVTSGPLTSNPPNGYSNPSIGGGDGNSELREAQMSRERVIQTVDSVVQGGDGRNFAPGYHQLPVRAVTQNGKHTTAAVDTATSLANASGLSSPLQILAAQASSSPPVLVSRQPSAETLAEQPGEPQAKRPKLEDEDGTESAPHQVTPAQQPVIVAMTSQTHDPRK